From one Phocaeicola salanitronis DSM 18170 genomic stretch:
- a CDS encoding IS1595-like element ISBasa1 family transposase produces MGTRNQFKGVNSIKFYQRFVSDDECYKYLADIKWENGYICKRCGHTHYCKGTKPYSRRCTKCKHDESPTAGTMFDKLKFPLLIAFHIAFKISTKKKGMSSLELSEEYELRQKTCWEFKRKIQYAMKSSCKYPLNGQVHVDEFYIGGEEEQKRGRSKGKKRLVQVALEILPGKGVGRAYARAIENASAESLKPLFIDHISKEAEIVTDEWNGYLPIKSDYPKLTQRKSEDGSSFPDIHIHIMNIKGWLRGIHHHCSKAQLQGYLDEYHFRYNRRNNMDTIFDVLIRRMANSEPFRLQTNKLRSAT; encoded by the coding sequence ATGGGAACCAGAAATCAATTCAAAGGCGTGAACTCAATTAAATTCTACCAGCGTTTTGTGTCAGATGACGAATGTTACAAGTATCTGGCGGATATTAAATGGGAGAATGGCTACATTTGTAAAAGATGTGGTCACACCCACTACTGTAAAGGGACAAAACCATATTCGAGACGTTGCACCAAGTGCAAGCATGATGAGAGTCCGACAGCAGGCACAATGTTTGACAAATTGAAATTTCCTTTGCTTATCGCGTTCCATATAGCATTCAAAATCAGCACTAAAAAGAAAGGGATGTCTTCTTTGGAATTGTCGGAAGAGTACGAATTACGGCAGAAGACTTGTTGGGAATTCAAGCGAAAGATACAGTATGCAATGAAAAGCTCATGCAAGTATCCGCTTAATGGTCAAGTCCATGTCGATGAATTCTATATTGGCGGAGAGGAAGAACAGAAACGTGGTCGTTCCAAAGGGAAAAAGCGCCTAGTTCAAGTCGCACTTGAGATATTGCCCGGCAAGGGCGTCGGCAGAGCGTATGCGCGAGCCATAGAAAATGCCTCGGCAGAATCCCTGAAACCATTGTTCATCGATCACATATCCAAAGAGGCTGAAATCGTCACTGACGAGTGGAACGGCTATTTGCCAATAAAATCCGACTATCCAAAGCTAACACAAAGGAAATCCGAAGATGGATCGTCATTTCCCGATATACATATACACATTATGAATATCAAGGGATGGTTGAGGGGAATACATCATCACTGTTCAAAAGCGCAGCTCCAAGGCTATCTTGACGAGTATCATTTTCGATACAATAGACGCAATAACATGGACACAATATTCGATGTGCTTATCAGACGGATGGCTAATTCAGAACCTTTTAGACTGCAAACCAATAAATTGCGTAGTGCGACTTAA
- the tnpA gene encoding IS66 family insertion sequence element accessory protein TnpA produces MNRTGFEELEMQVQQSGLSLKSYLRQIGVSYSTYHYWQKKYSAEKDSIKQELAPINIKRPTAELSLDEQAPYGVSLLFPNGLRAHFGSGSEKLLMEVLNQSLQEGHV; encoded by the coding sequence ATGAACAGAACTGGATTTGAAGAATTAGAAATGCAGGTGCAACAAAGCGGCCTGTCATTGAAGTCGTACCTACGACAGATAGGAGTGAGTTATTCCACCTATCACTATTGGCAAAAGAAATACTCTGCCGAGAAAGACAGTATCAAACAAGAGCTGGCTCCGATCAATATCAAACGGCCAACAGCAGAATTGTCCTTGGATGAACAGGCTCCTTACGGCGTGTCCTTGTTGTTTCCCAACGGGCTCCGTGCCCACTTTGGAAGCGGCTCAGAGAAGCTGTTGATGGAAGTGTTGAACCAAAGTCTGCAGGAGGGCCATGTTTAA
- the tnpB gene encoding IS66 family insertion sequence element accessory protein TnpB (TnpB, as the term is used for proteins encoded by IS66 family insertion elements, is considered an accessory protein, since TnpC, encoded by a neighboring gene, is a DDE family transposase.), which translates to MFNLNDTMRYFLCPGRTDMRKGISSLCGVVHEKMKSEVKNGDVFIFIGSNRRLMKLLHAEDGGMVMYVKRLEAGRFKLPEYDPESDSYPMEWRDLVMMVEGIQESPGQRLRRLRAERKEYHV; encoded by the coding sequence ATGTTTAACTTGAACGACACGATGCGCTACTTCCTGTGTCCCGGCAGGACGGACATGCGCAAGGGCATCAGTTCGCTGTGCGGGGTGGTGCATGAAAAGATGAAAAGTGAGGTGAAGAACGGCGATGTCTTCATCTTCATCGGCTCCAACCGCAGGCTTATGAAGCTGCTTCATGCGGAAGACGGCGGCATGGTGATGTACGTCAAACGGCTGGAGGCCGGACGCTTCAAACTGCCGGAATACGACCCGGAATCAGACAGTTATCCCATGGAATGGCGTGACCTGGTAATGATGGTCGAGGGCATTCAGGAAAGCCCGGGGCAGAGGCTCCGGCGGCTCAGGGCAGAGCGTAAGGAGTACCATGTATGA
- the tnpC gene encoding IS66 family transposase, whose protein sequence is MDEKAILLKTIEGLNASIASLSATNKKQAEQNEKLQARIKELTAQVAWLNRQLFGRKSEKLRAYDPNIPDLFADEFAGLQHQAEEKRDEAVGKIEKESAEVRKQNRQNRKMIEDLPVLETETIEPTGVDLSLYRRIGEEITKVVKHKPGMLYVKEIIRPKYALKDSTMLPPAGQKGVEIAPMPLMPVDKCIADTSLLAEILLQKYEYHVPFYRQIRQYRHLGLKGLTESTLDGWFKKTVELLKPLYESLKKEVFSCDYVQADETTIPVINRGKHKAEKEYLWMVRSVMEKLVIFHYDMGSRAGSVIESLASQYRFKGYLQCDGFAGYETAFKTNPDVRLVNCMAHIRRDFEHALGENKKEAEYGLAQIQYMYRIEHCCDKAGLSFDGRKAKRRELTRPIMEAMKTWMETEGIKYSPQSLIGKAVSYAYTRWDNMMRCLEDGRLLLDNNLAENAIRPIALGRKNYLFCGNHEAAVNMSVICSLLATCKAHDVNPRDYLKDIIAQMPYHKKSADEELLNLLPHKWKLQHPESLLTKQTVESAN, encoded by the coding sequence ATGGATGAAAAAGCTATATTACTCAAGACGATAGAAGGGCTGAATGCCTCTATTGCTTCATTGTCTGCCACTAATAAAAAACAGGCTGAGCAGAATGAAAAACTGCAGGCGCGCATCAAGGAGCTGACGGCTCAGGTCGCATGGCTGAACCGTCAGCTCTTTGGGCGTAAATCGGAGAAGCTTCGCGCATATGACCCTAATATCCCCGATCTTTTTGCAGACGAGTTTGCCGGACTCCAACATCAGGCGGAAGAAAAGCGCGACGAAGCCGTTGGGAAGATTGAAAAGGAATCGGCGGAAGTACGGAAGCAGAATCGTCAGAACCGAAAAATGATAGAGGACTTACCCGTACTGGAGACCGAGACAATAGAACCGACAGGTGTTGACCTGTCTTTATACCGTAGAATAGGCGAAGAGATAACAAAAGTCGTCAAACACAAGCCGGGCATGCTTTACGTCAAGGAAATCATCCGTCCCAAATATGCACTCAAGGACAGCACCATGCTTCCTCCGGCTGGACAGAAAGGAGTGGAGATTGCCCCCATGCCGCTGATGCCTGTTGACAAGTGCATCGCTGATACCAGCCTGCTTGCCGAGATACTGCTTCAGAAGTATGAATACCACGTCCCGTTCTACCGTCAGATACGGCAATACAGGCATCTCGGGCTGAAAGGCCTTACGGAAAGCACGCTGGACGGATGGTTCAAGAAGACGGTAGAACTGCTGAAGCCCCTGTATGAGTCGCTTAAGAAAGAGGTCTTCTCTTGCGACTATGTGCAGGCGGACGAGACCACCATCCCGGTCATCAACAGAGGAAAGCACAAGGCGGAAAAGGAATACCTCTGGATGGTCAGGTCTGTCATGGAAAAACTGGTCATCTTCCATTATGACATGGGATCCCGGGCCGGATCAGTCATCGAATCACTGGCAAGCCAATACCGCTTCAAAGGATACCTTCAATGCGACGGTTTTGCAGGCTATGAGACAGCCTTCAAGACCAACCCCGACGTGCGGCTGGTCAATTGCATGGCGCATATCCGCCGTGATTTTGAGCATGCCTTGGGTGAAAACAAAAAGGAAGCCGAATATGGGCTGGCCCAGATACAGTACATGTACAGGATTGAGCACTGCTGCGATAAGGCGGGCTTGTCGTTCGACGGACGCAAAGCGAAACGCCGGGAACTGACACGCCCAATCATGGAGGCCATGAAGACGTGGATGGAAACGGAAGGCATCAAATACAGTCCCCAATCGCTAATCGGCAAAGCTGTCTCGTATGCCTATACCCGATGGGACAACATGATGAGATGCCTGGAGGACGGACGCCTGCTTTTGGACAACAACCTGGCGGAAAATGCCATCCGGCCAATTGCTTTGGGGCGCAAGAACTATCTCTTCTGCGGTAATCACGAGGCTGCCGTTAACATGTCTGTAATCTGTTCCCTGCTGGCCACCTGCAAGGCACACGATGTGAACCCAAGGGATTACCTGAAGGATATCATTGCCCAAATGCCGTATCATAAGAAGTCCGCTGATGAGGAACTGCTTAACCTTCTTCCGCACAAATGGAAACTGCAACATCCGGAGAGCCTGTTGACCAAACAAACTGTAGAATCCGCCAACTAA
- a CDS encoding DUF6602 domain-containing protein, with product MKYYLAGYDLYIEIQASVFNQIQLQAEAEYPNENGGMLAGRYSVDRHTVYIEKVIVPVEKLTSRTTFKRKAKGLEKVWEQLVKDGLRYVGEWHSHPNGSTQYSNTDLTAMVDIEKEVTIANPLLLIVGVRGDGLSAHTFYCYKNNKLLKYKKMIDLRNLFHGLQEQMLTSLNVNRMFIEHPGSKGDATEQHWIEFLRAYLPERYKVDKAIVIDSTGNVSEQMDVVIYDAIYTPFIFKQDGFMYIPAESVYAVFEVKQDVKGYIGYAAKKIESVRKLKRTSISMVASGITKPARPLTKIIGGILTTTSSYKENGRVIKQLEELKGLQTLDLGCLCDAGSFYVDYKETVPKDIDPITDNFKYIEQVYESREVKEIEFSNKEVSLFTFFLQLVSYLKSIGTVAAIDINAYLKAINAKIDEDI from the coding sequence ATGAAGTATTATCTGGCTGGTTATGATTTGTATATAGAGATACAAGCCTCTGTGTTCAACCAAATACAGTTGCAGGCCGAGGCTGAGTATCCTAATGAGAACGGAGGGATGCTCGCAGGACGATATTCCGTAGATAGGCATACGGTGTATATAGAAAAGGTAATAGTGCCAGTGGAGAAATTGACTAGCAGGACAACATTTAAGCGTAAAGCCAAGGGGTTGGAAAAAGTATGGGAACAATTGGTCAAGGATGGGTTACGATATGTGGGCGAATGGCATAGCCATCCAAATGGTTCCACACAATATAGCAATACGGACTTGACGGCTATGGTAGATATTGAGAAGGAAGTGACCATTGCTAATCCATTACTACTGATAGTTGGTGTAAGAGGTGACGGACTTAGTGCCCATACATTTTATTGTTATAAGAATAATAAGTTGTTAAAATACAAGAAGATGATAGATTTAAGAAATTTATTTCATGGTTTGCAAGAACAAATGTTAACCAGTCTGAATGTAAATAGGATGTTTATAGAACACCCTGGTAGTAAGGGGGACGCCACGGAACAACATTGGATAGAATTTCTACGAGCCTATCTTCCTGAGAGGTATAAGGTGGATAAGGCTATCGTGATAGATTCGACGGGCAATGTTAGCGAACAGATGGACGTAGTCATTTATGACGCAATTTACACCCCCTTCATATTCAAACAGGATGGTTTCATGTATATACCTGCGGAAAGCGTATATGCTGTGTTTGAGGTGAAGCAGGATGTGAAAGGATATATAGGATACGCCGCCAAGAAAATTGAGAGCGTACGTAAACTGAAACGAACAAGTATTAGTATGGTTGCCTCAGGAATAACTAAGCCTGCTCGACCATTAACTAAGATAATAGGTGGTATTTTGACTACAACAAGTTCGTATAAAGAGAACGGTAGGGTAATAAAACAGTTAGAGGAACTAAAAGGCTTACAGACGTTGGATTTGGGATGCCTCTGTGATGCAGGTAGTTTTTATGTTGATTACAAAGAAACTGTACCTAAAGATATAGACCCAATTACGGATAATTTTAAATATATCGAACAAGTATATGAGAGCCGCGAAGTAAAAGAAATTGAGTTTAGCAACAAGGAGGTGTCTTTATTCACTTTTTTCCTTCAGCTTGTGAGCTATTTAAAATCCATTGGTACAGTTGCTGCAATAGATATCAATGCATATCTGAAGGCTATTAATGCAAAAATCGACGAAGATATTTAA
- a CDS encoding ThiF family adenylyltransferase → MTADKIKELIGGLYGVSLVDDFTINEAGSLKGRIAVATGQDSADLEWDVEISPTYPFKVMGREPIYFQNKNLLNYPHIMQGGNLCMHSAEYENTERQFVNDLEQLKEWVEKYYVKMEKDAHYEHLVVNHHLICGQYYTFCFAETKEDFAEGDYGVVHYAVLPTGWKNDSPVSNYMAQKFVSCAQVKKRELFCKISNSYQKLKSFDGVYCLLNDIPSVHNKFIVEDYDSIKGLFSQSQKNYIHSFVALHKNKYNSFPLFCGYRIPGGGVYWQAMMLFMDDLPIEPVRVGTGKNRLWFTDFKQGLIQWAETVDISYKYFFGRGAMPEELANKKILIMGVGAIGSIVAETLTRCGAKILTLYDIDNKEPGNVCRSAYSFYSGITEKTLDMENLLTQISPHVECTSLKSIVDLVVKTYSAGHENKSALAKLFDEFDVIFDCTTDNQLMRIMDSTGTKAQLVNLSITNHAQDLICAFSPNVAEAVLLIYGLLKRNMETDMYNPTGCWNPTFKASYNDIECKVQVALKHIIRMLSKLEPLSNFYITEDDLNLKINRL, encoded by the coding sequence ATGACAGCAGATAAAATAAAGGAACTGATAGGGGGGCTTTACGGAGTTAGCCTTGTTGATGATTTTACCATTAACGAGGCTGGCTCGTTGAAAGGTCGTATTGCAGTGGCTACAGGGCAAGACAGTGCTGATTTGGAATGGGATGTAGAGATTAGCCCTACCTATCCGTTTAAAGTAATGGGTAGGGAACCTATCTATTTTCAAAATAAGAATCTGCTGAACTATCCGCACATTATGCAAGGCGGTAATCTGTGTATGCATTCTGCGGAATATGAGAATACTGAGAGACAGTTCGTGAACGACTTGGAACAGTTGAAGGAATGGGTAGAAAAATACTATGTAAAAATGGAGAAAGATGCACACTATGAACATCTGGTAGTGAACCATCATCTGATTTGCGGACAGTATTATACTTTTTGCTTCGCAGAAACCAAAGAAGACTTTGCTGAAGGAGACTATGGAGTGGTACACTATGCAGTGTTGCCAACAGGCTGGAAAAATGACAGCCCTGTCAGCAACTATATGGCACAAAAGTTTGTGTCGTGCGCACAGGTGAAGAAGAGAGAGTTGTTCTGTAAGATTAGTAACTCCTACCAAAAATTAAAGTCATTTGACGGTGTATATTGCCTGCTGAACGACATCCCATCGGTGCATAACAAGTTTATTGTTGAGGATTACGATTCTATCAAAGGATTGTTCTCGCAGAGTCAGAAAAACTATATCCATAGTTTTGTTGCATTGCATAAAAACAAGTATAATTCCTTCCCACTGTTCTGTGGATATAGAATTCCCGGAGGCGGTGTCTATTGGCAGGCAATGATGCTTTTCATGGATGATTTGCCAATAGAACCCGTGCGGGTGGGTACTGGTAAAAACAGACTTTGGTTTACTGATTTTAAGCAGGGACTAATACAATGGGCAGAAACTGTGGATATTTCATATAAGTATTTCTTCGGGCGTGGAGCCATGCCCGAAGAACTGGCTAACAAGAAAATACTAATTATGGGGGTCGGAGCTATAGGAAGTATTGTGGCTGAGACCCTAACAAGATGTGGTGCGAAAATCCTAACTCTCTATGATATAGATAATAAGGAACCTGGTAATGTTTGTCGGTCTGCCTATTCTTTTTATAGTGGCATAACCGAGAAAACTTTGGATATGGAGAACTTACTGACGCAGATTTCGCCTCATGTTGAATGTACCAGCTTGAAATCCATTGTTGACTTGGTGGTAAAAACATACTCGGCAGGACATGAAAACAAAAGTGCTCTTGCAAAGTTGTTTGACGAATTTGATGTAATATTTGATTGTACTACAGATAATCAGTTGATGCGGATTATGGATTCTACGGGGACGAAAGCCCAGTTGGTTAATCTCTCAATCACCAATCACGCACAAGATTTGATATGTGCCTTTTCACCTAATGTGGCAGAGGCTGTTTTGTTGATATATGGCTTGCTTAAGCGCAATATGGAAACCGACATGTATAACCCTACGGGTTGTTGGAATCCGACCTTTAAGGCTTCGTATAACGATATAGAATGCAAGGTGCAGGTCGCCCTGAAGCATATTATCAGGATGTTAAGTAAGCTAGAGCCCTTAAGCAATTTTTATATAACAGAAGACGATTTGAATTTAAAGATAAATAGGCTATGA
- a CDS encoding nucleotidyltransferase family protein, with translation MSFDKNKHLREVLDTHKMCHVQDFVNKVKSRREEIKTKMHDHYGSDKYPSFGSGSFAKHTATNVKFDLDLVEPFKHNAFGTLQEMFDSVHDFLAEEYKNTGVIIRKQKVSIGVSFPIEKGDEKPVELDVVPGRELSNDDYLDSHDLNLCFNEDHWGFKKGTSQKTNIQKQISHIEGKSSERQIIRLLKIWKKQKGKKYKSFVIELAVIRALDGYDGDNGLWPRLKYTMEYLRDHIAENSFHLYDPGNTNNDVIAAMQDYDRKSFKSDMESMLNNIDSNPDLYLPYYFKVNEKYSGYKEKDTGAAYPTSAKRFG, from the coding sequence ATGAGTTTTGACAAAAACAAACATTTGAGAGAAGTGTTAGACACTCACAAGATGTGCCACGTCCAGGATTTCGTGAATAAGGTTAAAAGCCGTAGAGAAGAGATTAAGACCAAGATGCACGACCACTATGGCAGCGACAAGTATCCATCATTTGGTTCTGGCAGTTTTGCCAAGCATACCGCCACCAATGTGAAGTTCGACCTTGATTTGGTGGAGCCGTTCAAGCATAATGCTTTCGGAACATTACAGGAAATGTTTGACAGCGTACACGATTTCCTTGCAGAGGAGTATAAGAATACTGGCGTGATAATTCGCAAGCAAAAGGTTTCAATTGGCGTAAGTTTCCCTATTGAAAAGGGGGATGAGAAGCCGGTTGAACTTGATGTGGTACCTGGCAGAGAACTAAGCAATGATGACTATCTTGATTCGCACGATTTGAACCTATGTTTTAATGAAGACCATTGGGGATTCAAGAAGGGAACAAGCCAAAAAACAAACATCCAGAAGCAGATATCGCATATCGAAGGTAAATCAAGTGAGCGCCAAATTATCCGTCTGCTTAAAATATGGAAAAAGCAGAAAGGCAAGAAATACAAGTCGTTTGTTATTGAACTAGCTGTAATAAGAGCCCTTGACGGCTATGATGGTGATAATGGTCTTTGGCCAAGATTAAAATACACGATGGAGTATCTACGTGACCACATTGCAGAAAACAGTTTCCATCTTTATGACCCAGGTAACACGAACAACGATGTCATAGCTGCTATGCAGGACTACGATAGAAAATCATTTAAATCGGATATGGAGAGTATGCTTAACAATATTGACAGCAATCCTGATTTATATTTACCCTACTACTTCAAGGTAAACGAGAAGTATAGTGGATATAAAGAGAAAGATACGGGTGCCGCTTACCCGACGAGTGCAAAGCGATTCGGATAG
- a CDS encoding RloB family protein, with protein MGRTVTKSIAIIGEGETEWFYFDSLRVACRYPFKVAPDFPQHSDIKHMLKLVESYLNKQYDFIVCLFDMDRLLQYPSEMRLYQKAKKEYSKKKYTEKVMFVETNPCTEFWFLLHFLPNVVCRRYESCEQLLPELQKYMPGYEKTKRYFIRTNLYKYLTENGDLERAMSNSEKLCQLCQESPEDLKAYSEIHQVIRLLTNI; from the coding sequence ATGGGGAGGACTGTAACCAAAAGTATCGCCATCATAGGCGAAGGGGAAACAGAATGGTTTTACTTCGACTCTTTGAGAGTGGCATGCCGCTATCCTTTCAAGGTCGCACCTGATTTTCCCCAGCATAGCGACATCAAGCACATGCTGAAACTGGTCGAATCTTATTTGAACAAGCAATATGATTTTATCGTATGCCTGTTTGATATGGACAGGCTGTTGCAGTATCCTTCTGAAATGCGGTTATATCAGAAAGCAAAGAAGGAGTATAGTAAGAAGAAGTATACAGAGAAGGTGATGTTTGTAGAAACGAATCCCTGCACGGAATTTTGGTTCCTGCTCCACTTCTTGCCAAATGTTGTTTGTAGGCGATATGAAAGTTGCGAACAACTGCTTCCCGAATTGCAGAAATACATGCCGGGGTATGAAAAGACAAAAAGATATTTTATTCGCACCAACCTCTACAAATATTTGACAGAGAATGGCGATTTGGAACGGGCGATGTCAAATTCAGAAAAACTTTGTCAACTATGCCAAGAATCTCCGGAAGATTTGAAAGCATATTCGGAAATACATCAGGTGATAAGGCTATTAACTAATATATAA
- a CDS encoding AAA family ATPase: MIANFSVENFFSIKSAQRISFEPTSDTFMSDEYSYEVKDGVRLLKVGIIYGANASGKTNVLNAIEFFRLLVLRMPKDRNEKTGVVPFMLDDTSRNETTKMSMIFYINQSKYVLSFELDAKYIHSETLVVYDSIRPTKLYNRNYDAATDSTTIEFGSNLKMSRKSQEVISGNTINNCSVLAAFGKSNVERTKLNDVYDYFAKHIKDVLAPGMLLSGYVKSRLDRDETGDLKKFILDFLKASDFNIEDVVLHEEEELITPELEQLIQNAPIDKEAKAEMLRRGKITNAELTFKHKAGDKVYDLSEEYESNGTMRFLGMAVILNFLLKTNRFVLIDEVETSIHYELLAYFLKVFLANSNRPSQMLLTTHDINLLNEDFIRRDTIWFTDKDELGETKIVRLSSLGLHKNLSPYNAYRQGKLVKLPFLGSQYINLNDE; this comes from the coding sequence ATGATAGCAAACTTCTCGGTTGAAAACTTTTTTTCCATTAAATCGGCTCAAAGAATCAGTTTTGAACCTACGTCAGATACTTTTATGTCTGATGAATATTCGTATGAGGTTAAAGATGGGGTTAGATTGCTGAAGGTAGGAATCATATATGGTGCCAACGCTTCCGGTAAAACAAATGTATTAAATGCCATTGAGTTCTTCAGGTTGTTGGTTTTGAGAATGCCTAAAGACCGAAATGAGAAAACTGGAGTTGTTCCTTTTATGCTGGATGACACTTCAAGGAATGAAACGACAAAAATGTCAATGATATTCTATATCAACCAATCTAAGTATGTTCTTAGTTTTGAATTGGATGCAAAATATATTCATTCCGAAACATTGGTTGTTTATGATTCTATTCGCCCTACTAAATTATATAATCGCAATTATGATGCCGCAACAGACTCCACGACCATAGAGTTTGGTTCAAATCTGAAAATGTCACGGAAGAGCCAAGAAGTAATTTCTGGGAATACAATCAATAATTGCAGTGTGCTTGCCGCGTTTGGCAAAAGCAATGTGGAACGGACAAAGTTGAATGATGTGTACGATTATTTTGCCAAACATATAAAGGATGTATTAGCTCCTGGCATGTTGCTATCGGGGTATGTCAAATCACGATTGGATAGAGACGAAACAGGGGATTTGAAGAAATTCATTTTAGACTTTTTGAAAGCATCGGATTTCAACATAGAAGATGTAGTACTGCACGAAGAAGAAGAGTTGATTACCCCTGAATTGGAACAGCTGATTCAAAATGCGCCTATTGATAAAGAGGCAAAAGCTGAAATGCTAAGAAGGGGTAAAATTACAAATGCGGAACTGACCTTCAAACATAAGGCTGGCGATAAAGTATATGATTTATCTGAAGAATACGAATCCAATGGTACGATGAGGTTTCTGGGAATGGCTGTGATTCTGAATTTCTTGTTAAAGACTAATCGGTTTGTACTTATTGATGAAGTAGAGACAAGCATCCATTACGAACTGTTGGCTTATTTCCTGAAAGTATTTTTAGCGAACAGCAATAGGCCGTCCCAAATGCTCCTGACAACGCATGACATCAATCTGCTTAACGAGGATTTCATTCGCCGTGATACGATATGGTTCACTGATAAAGACGAACTTGGAGAAACTAAAATAGTGCGCCTCTCTTCTTTGGGATTGCATAAAAATCTCTCTCCTTACAATGCCTACAGGCAAGGGAAGTTAGTAAAGTTGCCGTTCTTGGGCAGTCAATATATTAACCTAAATGACGAATGA
- a CDS encoding thymidylate synthase — protein MNGKNKYHCILEKIVCSGKTQTNRKGNIRYLLNERLDLTPADLLEIFEGHNLARKKLKSELELFTRGERNVDRYREAGITWWDYCGKTLVNSYPTYLERLPPLIDRINREKRNSKNYVLFLGETGVESNQAPCLSLVQFQIEDGELVISAYQRSSDANLGLPADIYHLYSIARQIELPLKSITLTFGNVHVYENNIENTYRLLSGEEGIRFELNV, from the coding sequence ATGAACGGAAAGAACAAATACCATTGCATTTTAGAAAAAATAGTATGTTCCGGAAAGACACAGACTAACCGGAAAGGGAACATCCGTTATCTTTTAAACGAACGCTTAGACTTGACACCGGCTGACCTGCTGGAGATTTTCGAAGGACACAACTTGGCACGCAAAAAATTAAAGAGCGAGCTGGAACTGTTCACACGAGGCGAACGAAACGTGGACAGATACCGCGAAGCAGGGATAACATGGTGGGACTATTGCGGAAAAACATTAGTCAACAGTTATCCGACCTACCTTGAAAGACTTCCCCCGCTTATTGATAGGATCAACCGGGAAAAGCGAAACAGTAAAAACTATGTGCTTTTCCTTGGTGAAACTGGGGTTGAAAGCAACCAGGCACCCTGCCTAAGCCTTGTACAATTCCAAATAGAAGACGGTGAATTGGTCATTTCTGCTTACCAGCGCAGTTCAGATGCCAATCTGGGCTTGCCGGCTGACATCTATCATCTTTACTCAATAGCACGCCAGATAGAGTTACCGTTAAAATCCATCACACTGACTTTCGGCAATGTCCATGTCTATGAAAATAATATAGAAAACACATACCGCCTCTTATCTGGTGAAGAAGGAATCCGCTTCGAATTGAATGTATGA
- a CDS encoding IS66 family transposase → MDEKAILLKTIEGLNASIASLSATNKKQAEQNEKLQARIKELTAQVAWLNRQLFGRKSEKLRAYDPNIPDLFADEFAGLQHQAEKSATKPLGRLKRNRRKYGSRIVRTEK, encoded by the coding sequence ATGGATGAAAAAGCTATATTACTCAAGACGATAGAAGGGCTGAATGCCTCTATTGCTTCATTGTCTGCCACTAATAAAAAACAGGCTGAGCAGAATGAAAAACTGCAGGCGCGCATCAAGGAGCTGACGGCTCAGGTCGCATGGCTGAACCGTCAGCTCTTTGGGCGTAAATCGGAGAAGCTTCGCGCATATGACCCTAATATCCCCGATCTTTTTGCAGACGAGTTTGCCGGACTCCAACATCAGGCGGAGAAAAGCGCGACGAAGCCGTTGGGAAGATTGAAAAGGAATCGGCGGAAGTACGGAAGCAGAATCGTCAGAACCGAAAAATAG